The following coding sequences lie in one Cyanobacterium sp. Dongsha4 genomic window:
- a CDS encoding serine hydrolase, with protein sequence MTFFVTNHHLSQTTENILEKTWQKFPSLKKNHIALTVIMENKEKSPLQGFSYRGNEKIYPASIVKLFYLVAVEEWLNQGKIQPSSEFDRAVRDMIIESSNDATSLVMDTLTQTTSGYELPELEFRQWQKQRNMINDYFQSYNWEEFAPINVNQKTWCDGAYGRERIFLGENYENRNMLTTNAVARLLYSIMNNLVVTDKACEKMRNLLKRDASKKKLGINDEENQINGFIGESVPNNAQIWSKAGWTSQVRHDCAYITLPNSTSYLFVIFTEGKASRQRNLIPFISHQFIMEIQKIDVSES encoded by the coding sequence ATGACTTTTTTTGTCACTAATCATCATCTTTCTCAAACTACAGAGAATATTTTAGAAAAGACATGGCAAAAATTCCCTTCGTTAAAAAAAAATCACATTGCTTTGACAGTAATTATGGAGAATAAAGAGAAATCTCCTTTGCAGGGTTTTAGCTATCGGGGAAACGAAAAAATCTATCCTGCAAGTATTGTCAAATTATTCTATTTAGTGGCGGTGGAAGAATGGTTAAATCAGGGAAAAATTCAACCCTCCTCAGAGTTTGATCGCGCTGTGAGAGATATGATTATAGAATCGAGTAATGATGCCACCAGTCTGGTTATGGATACTCTTACTCAAACTACATCAGGATATGAGTTACCAGAATTAGAATTTCGTCAATGGCAAAAACAAAGGAATATGATAAATGACTATTTCCAGAGTTATAACTGGGAAGAATTTGCCCCTATCAACGTTAATCAGAAAACTTGGTGTGATGGTGCTTATGGAAGAGAAAGAATATTTTTAGGGGAAAACTATGAGAATCGAAATATGTTAACTACCAATGCCGTCGCTAGATTACTTTATAGCATCATGAATAATTTAGTAGTAACGGATAAAGCCTGTGAAAAAATGCGAAATTTGCTCAAAAGAGATGCTAGTAAAAAGAAATTGGGGATAAATGATGAAGAAAATCAAATTAACGGTTTTATTGGTGAAAGCGTACCTAATAATGCTCAAATTTGGTCTAAAGCTGGATGGACTTCGCAAGTACGTCATGATTGTGCATATATTACCCTACCTAACTCAACCTCTTATTTATTCGTCATCTTCACTGAGGGAAAAGCGAGTCGTCAGCGAAACCTAATTCCTTTTATCTCTCATCAATTTATAATGGAAATTCAAAAAATCGATGTTTCTGAATCTTAA
- a CDS encoding sensor histidine kinase: protein MQPTLKPFETLRFWEKKKLLILSVFIILITLEFKTPPAYVFGYLYTGAILLVNVSYGGKATFIATIISVFLTLLNLYVHIGTVIELPTLANRLIATLSLIVTGWLSNSNRIYQQKIVEQQTKLKSQEELVRLRQDFASTLTHDLRTPLLGAIETIKAFQNKQFGEITPTQIKVLATMIRSHQSSLQLVNTLLDVYRNDLEGLHLKLYPLDLTVLVEEVANSLTSLALSNQVYLTFNYGDSDFRQSLWVNGDAFQLKRVLANLLINAINHSRRGDRIEIILSSNTVKILDYGSGIKPDDFPFLFDRFYQSNSDRQAKGTGLGLYLCRQIIEAHGGKIWAENHSKGAIFGFTLPVYQG from the coding sequence ATGCAACCAACCTTAAAACCTTTTGAGACTCTACGCTTTTGGGAGAAAAAAAAACTTCTTATTCTCTCTGTATTTATTATCCTTATAACCCTTGAATTTAAAACTCCTCCAGCTTATGTATTTGGCTATCTTTACACCGGTGCAATCTTATTAGTTAATGTGTCCTATGGTGGTAAAGCAACTTTCATCGCTACAATTATTTCCGTATTCTTAACTCTTCTTAATTTATATGTACATATTGGTACTGTAATTGAACTACCAACTCTTGCCAATCGTTTAATTGCGACTCTCTCTTTAATCGTTACTGGTTGGTTAAGTAACAGTAACCGTATCTATCAACAAAAAATAGTCGAACAACAAACTAAATTAAAGTCTCAGGAAGAATTAGTGAGATTAAGACAAGATTTTGCTTCTACCCTCACCCACGACTTAAGAACACCTTTACTAGGTGCGATCGAAACTATAAAAGCCTTTCAAAATAAGCAATTTGGGGAAATTACACCTACTCAGATAAAGGTACTAGCCACGATGATTCGTTCTCATCAATCTAGCCTACAATTAGTCAATACTTTGTTAGACGTTTATCGCAACGACTTAGAAGGCTTACATTTGAAGTTATATCCCTTAGATTTAACGGTTTTAGTGGAAGAAGTAGCTAACAGTCTAACTTCCTTAGCTTTGTCAAATCAGGTTTATCTTACCTTCAACTATGGTGATTCAGATTTTCGTCAATCTTTATGGGTTAATGGGGATGCCTTTCAGTTAAAGCGAGTCTTAGCAAATTTGCTCATAAATGCTATTAATCATTCTCGTCGGGGCGATCGCATTGAGATTATTTTATCCTCAAACACTGTTAAAATATTGGACTATGGTTCAGGCATTAAACCAGATGATTTCCCCTTTTTATTTGATCGATTTTACCAGTCTAACAGCGATCGACAAGCAAAGGGTACTGGTTTAGGTTTATATCTCTGTCGTCAAATTATTGAAGCTCATGGTGGTAAAATTTGGGCAGAGAATCACTCTAAAGGTGCTATTTTTGGTTTTACTCTTCCTGTTTATCAGGGTTGA
- a CDS encoding efflux RND transporter permease subunit, giving the protein MSERVKAILMTALTSALGMLPLVMASGAGNEILQPLAILVLGGLFTSTALTLLVIPALYAQFGKCLVPKSRENQRKINDFVQKEDRIAVN; this is encoded by the coding sequence ATGAGTGAAAGGGTAAAAGCTATTTTAATGACGGCTTTAACCTCGGCTTTGGGAATGTTGCCTTTAGTCATGGCTAGTGGTGCAGGTAATGAAATATTACAACCGTTGGCGATCCTAGTTTTGGGAGGTTTATTTACTTCTACAGCCTTAACTTTATTGGTTATACCTGCCCTTTATGCCCAATTTGGTAAGTGTTTAGTGCCGAAATCAAGAGAAAATCAAAGAAAAATTAATGATTTTGTGCAAAAAGAAGACAGAATAGCTGTTAATTAG
- a CDS encoding type II toxin-antitoxin system HicA family toxin gives MKSISGKKLAKILEKKGWILVKTRGSHFKYEKGQDSLIVPIHGNKDLPIGTLKSIMKDANLTENDLV, from the coding sequence ATGAAATCTATTTCAGGGAAAAAACTCGCTAAAATTTTAGAAAAGAAAGGCTGGATATTAGTTAAAACTAGAGGTAGCCATTTTAAATATGAAAAAGGACAAGATTCTCTTATAGTGCCTATTCATGGTAATAAAGATTTACCGATTGGAACTCTTAAAAGTATTATGAAAGATGCGAACTTAACAGAAAATGATTTAGTTTAA
- the rodA gene encoding rod shape-determining protein RodA — translation MNNTNRSLDWFLITLVVGISGFGSLIIYTTQLYKQGSDWQQQLIMVVIGSAILLGLSYFPYELLLKFHWLTYGITNLLLVAVIFFGTTINGAQSWIYIGSFNFQPSEFAKIGLIITLAALLHFRDASRVSRLIPIASTVALPWLLIMAQPDLGTGLVFGAITFTMLYWANANLGWILLILSPLVSAFLFNLFLPAWLIFVVVMILIAWFTLPRGAIWALITLSANYMAGVLGHILWDLLKPYQKDRLTLFLDPEKDPLGGGYHLIQSRIAIGSGELWGNGLFEGTQTHLNFVPEQHTDFIFSAIGDQLGFIGAIATLVVYWFICLRLVVIASRARDDFGSLIAIGVLGMIAFQTIVNIGMTIGLAPITGIPLPLLSYGRSSLLSNFIAFGIVEAIAANIPKKNTSSR, via the coding sequence ATGAATAATACAAACAGAAGCCTTGATTGGTTTTTGATTACCCTTGTTGTAGGCATTAGCGGTTTTGGTAGCTTAATCATTTATACCACCCAATTATATAAACAGGGATCAGATTGGCAGCAACAATTAATTATGGTTGTGATTGGAAGTGCTATTTTATTAGGACTATCTTATTTTCCTTATGAATTATTGCTAAAGTTTCATTGGCTTACTTATGGAATCACAAACTTACTATTAGTGGCAGTGATTTTTTTTGGTACTACCATTAATGGGGCGCAAAGTTGGATTTATATTGGTAGCTTTAATTTTCAGCCCTCAGAATTTGCCAAAATTGGTTTAATAATTACCTTAGCGGCTCTATTACATTTTCGTGATGCTTCAAGAGTATCCCGTTTAATCCCCATTGCTTCAACTGTTGCTTTACCTTGGTTATTAATTATGGCACAACCAGATTTAGGTACAGGGTTAGTATTTGGGGCGATTACTTTCACGATGCTTTATTGGGCAAATGCTAATTTGGGTTGGATTCTGTTAATTCTCTCTCCTCTTGTATCTGCTTTCCTATTTAATTTATTCCTCCCAGCATGGTTAATTTTTGTGGTAGTTATGATTCTCATTGCTTGGTTTACTTTACCAAGAGGGGCTATTTGGGCATTAATTACCCTGAGTGCAAATTACATGGCAGGAGTTTTAGGACATATTTTATGGGACTTGCTCAAACCTTATCAGAAAGACCGTTTAACCTTGTTTTTAGACCCTGAAAAAGATCCTTTAGGGGGGGGCTACCATTTAATTCAATCTCGCATTGCTATTGGCTCTGGTGAGCTTTGGGGTAATGGTTTATTTGAAGGTACTCAAACTCATCTTAATTTTGTTCCCGAACAACATACAGACTTTATTTTTAGTGCCATTGGTGATCAATTGGGATTTATAGGTGCGATCGCAACTTTAGTAGTTTATTGGTTTATTTGTTTGCGATTAGTAGTCATTGCTAGTAGGGCAAGAGATGATTTTGGCTCTTTAATAGCCATTGGAGTTTTAGGGATGATTGCTTTTCAAACCATTGTGAATATCGGTATGACTATTGGATTAGCACCTATTACAGGAATTCCTTTACCCTTACTTAGTTATGGACGTTCATCCCTACTTAGTAATTTTATCGCTTTTGGTATCGTAGAAGCGATCGCTGCTAATATTCCCAAGAAAAATACATCTTCCCGTTAA
- a CDS encoding DedA family protein codes for MTEWIINTMNSLGYVGIALLMFSENLFPPIPSELIMPLAGFSISQGQMELIPAIASGTIGTILGAFPWYYLGRIMDESKLEKLANKYGKWIFVSGGDIQKANKWFNKYGHIAVLVGRLVPGVRTLISLPAGINNMKINSFIIYSTVGTLIWISLLTSAGYILGENYTLIEKYIAPISKIALLSIVFLFVIWVIKKQMKK; via the coding sequence ATGACTGAATGGATTATAAATACAATGAATTCTTTGGGATATGTGGGGATTGCCTTATTGATGTTTTCTGAAAACTTATTTCCTCCAATTCCTTCGGAATTAATCATGCCTTTGGCTGGTTTTTCTATTTCTCAAGGGCAAATGGAATTGATTCCTGCGATCGCATCTGGCACTATTGGAACAATTTTAGGAGCTTTTCCTTGGTATTATCTGGGCAGAATTATGGATGAGTCAAAATTAGAAAAATTAGCAAATAAATACGGAAAATGGATTTTTGTTTCTGGAGGCGATATTCAAAAAGCGAATAAATGGTTTAATAAATATGGACATATAGCAGTGTTAGTAGGAAGATTAGTACCGGGGGTAAGGACTTTAATTTCTCTTCCGGCGGGAATAAATAATATGAAGATAAATTCTTTTATAATTTATTCCACTGTTGGCACATTAATTTGGATTTCTTTACTCACAAGTGCTGGTTATATCTTAGGTGAAAATTATACTTTAATAGAAAAATATATAGCACCCATATCTAAAATAGCTTTACTAAGCATTGTATTTTTATTCGTAATTTGGGTCATCAAAAAACAAATGAAAAAATAA
- a CDS encoding type II toxin-antitoxin system HicB family antitoxin has protein sequence MKIKVLVWQEDDVWCASVPSLKGCHTWGESYEHLLEMVKEAIELYLDDSIEEEIPENYQLIELAL, from the coding sequence ATGAAAATTAAAGTTTTAGTGTGGCAAGAGGATGATGTTTGGTGTGCAAGTGTACCTTCTCTTAAAGGTTGTCATACTTGGGGAGAAAGTTATGAACATTTGTTAGAAATGGTGAAGGAGGCAATCGAACTTTATTTAGATGATTCTATTGAAGAAGAAATACCTGAAAATTATCAACTAATTGAGTTAGCCTTATGA
- a CDS encoding nitrate reductase associated protein has product MTIFFEFEQDFVNSLRCIPMIVRYKLDTCGVKLKLNHWHEFNKEEKDSLVHKPCKTAQEIKEYADYLQELVKEKTGEYAKNLEIESNPKWSNIEEIPEQVIKKAEEFNFQLTLSQWQNLDDLQRFVLIKLSKSGHENRNFLPALKEFKLINY; this is encoded by the coding sequence ATGACCATTTTTTTTGAATTTGAACAAGATTTTGTTAACTCCCTAAGATGTATTCCCATGATAGTTAGATATAAATTAGATACTTGCGGAGTCAAACTAAAACTTAATCACTGGCATGAATTTAATAAGGAAGAAAAAGATTCTTTAGTGCATAAACCCTGCAAAACTGCTCAAGAAATCAAGGAATATGCTGATTACTTGCAAGAATTAGTTAAAGAAAAAACAGGAGAGTATGCAAAAAATTTAGAAATAGAATCTAACCCTAAATGGTCAAATATAGAGGAAATACCAGAACAAGTTATTAAAAAAGCAGAAGAATTTAACTTTCAGTTAACATTATCACAATGGCAAAATTTAGATGATTTACAAAGGTTTGTCTTAATTAAATTGAGTAAATCTGGTCATGAAAATCGTAATTTTTTACCCGCTTTAAAGGAATTTAAACTTATCAACTATTGA
- the ppsA gene encoding phosphoenolpyruvate synthase, with amino-acid sequence MVHSAPERIASPQKQDKFVLWFEEVGIEDVPLVGGKNASLGEMIQQLSAKGVNVPTGFATTAYAYRYFIKKAGLETQLRRIFANLDVEDLPNLQAVGRQARALVLNTPFPKELELAISDAYFKLCQRYGADPSLCTTEDEEEIMRLRNCVYDTDVAVRSSATAEDLPDASFAGQQETYLNVHGVKNVLESCHKCFASIFTDRAISYRTVKNFDHFEVALSVGVQKMVRSDLASSGVMFSIDTETGFKDAAFVTSAYGLGENVVQGAVNPDEFFVFKPTLKQGFKPILNKRLGSKEIKMVYDLGGGKQVKNVPVSESERLQYSITDEEALILARWACIIEEHYSEKRGQNSPMDIEWAKDGQTGELFIVQARPETVQSQKSGSVLRDYKLKGTSNILVAGRAVGEMIGQGKARVILDVHKIGEFKAGEVLVTNKTDPDWEPIMKKASAIVTNQGGRTCHAAIIAREMGIPAIVGCGNATGILKTGQEITVSCSEGEEGRVYEGLVPFDIIETQLDNLPKTRTKILMNVGNPEEAFKLASIPCDGVGLARLEFIIANHIKAHPLALMKYDELTDESVKKEIAELTLGYQNKADFFVDKVAQGVGTIAAAFYPNPVVVRMSDFKSNEYANLLGGADFEPKEENPMIGWRGASRYYDEKYREAYGLECKALKRVRDEMGLTNVIPMIPFCRTPYEGRRVLAEMEKHGLKRGENGLEVYVMCEIPSNVILADQYSEIFDGFSIGSNDLTQLTLGLDRDSSLVAHIFDERNDAVKDMVRMVIEKAKRNNRKIGICGQAPSDYPEFARFLVELGIDSISLNPDSLLKTLLDIAKLEERLDANR; translated from the coding sequence ATGGTACACTCTGCCCCAGAAAGAATTGCATCCCCCCAAAAACAAGATAAGTTCGTACTTTGGTTTGAAGAGGTAGGTATTGAAGATGTGCCTCTAGTGGGAGGAAAAAACGCTTCTTTAGGAGAAATGATCCAGCAATTGAGTGCAAAAGGTGTAAATGTCCCTACAGGCTTCGCTACTACTGCTTATGCTTATCGCTACTTTATCAAAAAAGCAGGTTTAGAAACCCAATTACGCCGTATTTTCGCCAATTTAGATGTGGAAGATTTGCCCAATTTACAGGCTGTTGGTCGTCAAGCTAGGGCATTAGTATTAAATACTCCTTTCCCTAAAGAGTTAGAGTTAGCCATTTCTGATGCTTACTTTAAACTATGTCAACGGTATGGTGCTGATCCTAGTCTTTGTACCACCGAAGATGAAGAGGAAATTATGCGCTTACGAAATTGTGTCTATGATACAGATGTAGCGGTCAGATCCTCGGCAACGGCGGAAGATTTACCCGATGCTAGTTTTGCAGGGCAACAGGAGACTTATTTAAACGTTCATGGAGTGAAAAATGTTTTAGAGTCCTGTCATAAGTGTTTTGCGTCTATTTTCACCGATCGCGCTATCTCTTATCGTACCGTGAAAAACTTTGATCACTTTGAGGTTGCGTTGTCTGTAGGTGTGCAAAAAATGGTGCGATCAGATCTTGCTTCTTCAGGGGTAATGTTCAGTATTGACACAGAAACAGGCTTTAAGGATGCGGCTTTCGTTACATCTGCCTATGGTTTGGGTGAAAACGTGGTACAAGGTGCGGTTAACCCTGATGAATTTTTCGTTTTCAAACCCACTCTAAAACAAGGCTTTAAACCGATTTTAAATAAACGTCTTGGCTCGAAAGAGATCAAAATGGTGTATGACTTGGGCGGTGGTAAACAGGTTAAAAACGTTCCCGTATCTGAATCAGAGCGTCTGCAATATTCTATCACCGATGAAGAAGCCTTAATCCTTGCTCGTTGGGCTTGTATTATTGAGGAGCATTATAGCGAAAAACGGGGTCAAAATAGCCCAATGGATATAGAATGGGCAAAAGATGGTCAAACTGGCGAGTTATTTATTGTCCAAGCCCGTCCTGAAACGGTACAATCACAAAAATCCGGTAGTGTACTCCGTGACTATAAACTCAAAGGCACAAGCAATATTCTTGTCGCAGGTCGTGCCGTAGGAGAAATGATCGGACAGGGTAAAGCCCGTGTTATCCTTGATGTCCATAAAATCGGTGAGTTTAAAGCTGGTGAAGTGCTTGTAACCAACAAAACCGATCCCGATTGGGAACCTATTATGAAAAAAGCAAGTGCGATCGTCACTAATCAAGGAGGAAGAACTTGTCACGCCGCAATTATTGCCCGTGAAATGGGTATTCCAGCCATCGTCGGTTGTGGTAATGCTACAGGTATCCTCAAAACAGGGCAAGAAATTACTGTGTCTTGTTCGGAAGGAGAAGAAGGACGGGTGTATGAAGGTTTAGTACCCTTTGATATTATCGAAACCCAACTGGACAATTTACCCAAAACTCGCACAAAAATCTTGATGAATGTGGGTAATCCTGAAGAAGCCTTCAAATTAGCCTCGATTCCTTGCGATGGCGTTGGTTTAGCCCGTTTAGAGTTCATTATCGCTAATCATATCAAAGCCCATCCTTTAGCGTTAATGAAATATGATGAATTAACCGATGAATCTGTTAAGAAAGAGATTGCGGAGTTAACTTTAGGCTATCAAAACAAAGCCGATTTCTTCGTGGATAAAGTTGCTCAGGGTGTAGGCACGATCGCAGCCGCTTTTTATCCTAATCCAGTGGTAGTAAGGATGTCTGACTTCAAATCCAATGAGTATGCTAACTTGTTAGGCGGTGCAGACTTTGAACCCAAAGAAGAAAACCCCATGATTGGGTGGCGTGGTGCGTCTCGTTACTACGATGAAAAATACCGTGAAGCCTATGGTTTAGAATGTAAAGCCTTAAAACGAGTTCGTGACGAAATGGGCTTAACTAACGTAATTCCGATGATTCCTTTCTGTCGCACTCCCTATGAAGGTCGCCGTGTGTTAGCAGAGATGGAAAAACATGGCTTAAAACGGGGTGAAAACGGCTTAGAAGTCTATGTAATGTGCGAAATTCCCAGTAACGTCATTTTAGCGGATCAATATAGCGAAATCTTTGATGGTTTCTCCATTGGTTCAAATGACCTAACACAGTTAACCTTAGGGCTCGATCGCGATTCCTCATTAGTAGCACATATCTTCGATGAACGCAACGACGCAGTTAAGGATATGGTACGCATGGTAATTGAAAAAGCGAAACGCAATAATCGTAAAATCGGTATTTGTGGACAAGCACCCAGTGATTACCCTGAATTTGCCCGTTTCTTAGTAGAATTAGGCATTGACTCCATCAGTTTAAATCCTGATTCTTTACTCAAAACCTTACTTGATATTGCTAAATTAGAGGAAAGATTAGACGCAAATCGATAA
- a CDS encoding response regulator transcription factor, with the protein MLKILLVEDDELFRLGLSVRLQQETDLHIVAEAEDGETAVNLTNRHPLDLVLLDIGLPRMSGLEACYKIKSNHPKLPILALTSHSEPSLINRLIEVGIQGYCLKGIPAETLILAIRSVVAGASWWDSKATHEIQSAFTSTSNSVLDALTEREREILELMAQGKSNQEIAKMLYITSGTVRVHTHSMIQKLGVCDRTQAILLFHNFS; encoded by the coding sequence ATGTTAAAAATTCTCCTAGTAGAAGATGATGAATTATTCCGTTTAGGACTTTCAGTTAGATTACAACAAGAAACTGATTTGCACATTGTAGCGGAGGCAGAAGACGGAGAAACGGCCGTTAATCTTACTAATCGTCATCCTTTGGATTTAGTTCTACTTGACATCGGATTACCTCGTATGAGTGGCTTAGAAGCCTGTTACAAAATTAAGTCAAATCATCCTAAGTTGCCTATTCTTGCCCTTACATCTCACTCAGAACCTTCTTTAATTAATCGTTTGATCGAGGTTGGTATTCAAGGTTATTGTCTTAAGGGTATTCCTGCTGAAACTTTAATTTTAGCTATTCGTTCTGTGGTTGCTGGTGCTTCATGGTGGGATTCTAAGGCTACTCACGAAATTCAATCGGCTTTTACTTCTACGTCTAATTCTGTTTTAGATGCTTTGACTGAACGAGAACGAGAAATTCTCGAATTGATGGCACAAGGAAAATCGAATCAAGAAATTGCTAAAATGCTCTATATTACCTCTGGTACGGTTAGGGTTCATACTCATTCTATGATCCAAAAATTAGGAGTATGCGATCGCACTCAAGCTATTCTTTTATTTCACAATTTTTCCTAA
- the kdpA gene encoding potassium-transporting ATPase subunit KdpA, whose amino-acid sequence MWQGFLQIILTLVLVVIITPILGNYMACVFLGKPTFLDRFLKPIESRLYPLFGLRILEATNSTGYQYVKDVIVSNLVMGILVYLILMTQGFLPFNPTNLSAPSWDLGLHTAISFLTNTNQQHYSGETTFSYASQVLALGFLMFTSAGTGLAVAIAFIRGLTGQRLGSFYVDLTLSITRILLPISIVGAIVLIISGVPETLSPPVTATTLEGANQVIAIGPVAHFEIIKELGENGGGFFGINSAHPYENPNAFSNLFTILAMMSIPTSLIYTYGIFVNNKRQAWLIYGMVFSIFAVLIAVTAVGEYYGNPLVNNLLGENQPNLEGKEVRFGWSQTALWAVMTTGTMCGAVNGMHDSLMPTGGFSTIFNLFLQIIWGGQGTGTAYLFIYLILTVFLTGLMVGRTPEFLGRKIEKPEIVLASIILLVHPIAILIPSAITLAFPETLAGISNPGFHGISQVVFEYSSAAANNGSGFEGLGDNTLWWNLSATFSLILGRYVPIIALLLLADNMSKKQVVPLTSGTLRTDTVLFTSVTAGVILILGALTFFPVLALGAIAEGFTLS is encoded by the coding sequence ATGTGGCAAGGATTTTTGCAAATTATTTTAACCCTTGTGTTGGTGGTGATTATCACTCCCATATTAGGGAATTATATGGCTTGTGTGTTTTTGGGAAAGCCTACCTTTTTGGATAGATTTTTAAAACCCATAGAAAGTCGATTATATCCCTTATTTGGACTCCGAATACTCGAAGCCACTAACAGCACTGGTTATCAGTATGTTAAGGATGTCATCGTCAGTAATTTGGTTATGGGTATTTTAGTTTATTTAATTCTCATGACTCAGGGATTCTTACCTTTCAATCCCACTAATTTATCAGCACCTAGCTGGGATTTGGGATTACATACTGCTATCTCTTTTCTAACTAATACCAATCAACAACATTATTCCGGGGAAACTACTTTTAGTTATGCTTCTCAGGTTTTGGCTTTGGGGTTTTTGATGTTTACTTCAGCAGGTACAGGGTTAGCGGTGGCGATCGCATTTATTCGAGGTTTAACAGGGCAAAGATTAGGTAGTTTTTATGTGGATTTAACTTTGTCTATTACTCGGATTTTATTACCTATTTCTATTGTAGGGGCGATCGTACTGATTATTTCAGGAGTACCCGAAACCTTATCTCCACCAGTAACAGCGACAACCTTAGAAGGAGCAAATCAAGTAATTGCGATCGGACCTGTCGCCCATTTTGAAATTATCAAAGAATTGGGGGAAAATGGAGGCGGTTTTTTTGGCATTAATTCCGCTCATCCTTACGAAAATCCTAATGCTTTCTCCAATCTATTTACCATTCTGGCGATGATGAGCATTCCCACATCTCTAATTTATACCTATGGGATATTTGTCAACAATAAACGTCAAGCATGGTTAATCTATGGCATGGTATTTAGTATCTTTGCCGTCTTAATAGCTGTAACCGCAGTGGGAGAATATTATGGAAATCCCTTAGTTAATAACTTATTAGGGGAAAATCAACCAAATTTAGAAGGTAAAGAAGTCAGATTTGGCTGGAGTCAAACCGCTTTATGGGCAGTAATGACAACAGGTACTATGTGCGGTGCTGTAAATGGAATGCACGATTCGCTTATGCCTACGGGGGGATTCAGTACCATATTTAACCTGTTCTTACAAATAATCTGGGGAGGACAAGGTACAGGTACGGCTTACCTATTCATTTATCTGATTTTAACCGTATTTTTAACAGGATTAATGGTAGGAAGGACACCGGAATTTTTAGGGAGAAAAATCGAAAAACCTGAAATAGTCTTAGCCAGTATCATTTTATTGGTGCATCCCATCGCTATTTTAATCCCTAGTGCCATTACTTTAGCCTTTCCTGAAACCTTAGCGGGAATAAGTAACCCCGGATTTCATGGTATATCTCAAGTCGTCTTTGAATATTCATCGGCAGCCGCCAACAATGGTTCAGGTTTTGAAGGATTAGGTGATAATACTCTCTGGTGGAATTTAAGTGCAACCTTTAGTTTAATTTTAGGTAGATATGTGCCGATAATTGCTTTGTTGTTGTTAGCTGATAATATGTCGAAAAAACAAGTTGTACCTTTAACTTCTGGTACATTACGGACAGATACAGTTTTATTCACCAGTGTAACCGCAGGGGTGATCTTAATCTTAGGTGCATTAACTTTTTTCCCTGTATTAGCTTTAGGAGCGATCGCCGAAGGATTTACCTTATCGTGA